The window GTTGCCGCTTTCCTTGTGACCATAGAGTCTGAAGGCGTCCATTTGCCGCTCCCACATCCGCCAATCCATTGCCCGGCATGGTAGAAGCGCATATGCGATTCTGACAGCGCAATCGGGCACGGGGTGTATGAAGGCTTTCCAGCCGCGCCTTCGGGCCTGTATGACGGGGCCATGCCTGACAGGATGTTTGCGACATGACACTGCCCTTCGACGCCGATGATCTGAACCGCCGCACGCCGCCGCAGGACTGTGCCAGCATGACAGAGGTGCGTGACGGGGTGGACCGGCTGGACCGGGCGCTGATCGGACTGATCGCCGAGCGCACGCGCTATATGGACGCCGCTGCGCGCATCAAGCCGTCACGCGATGTCGTGCGCGATCAAGACCGGATCGAGGATGTGATTGCCAAGGTGAAGGCGGCGGCGCGGTCCGCTGGCGTGCCGGAGACCCTCGCCGAGCCGGTCTGGCGCGAGCTGGTAGAGCGCTCCATCCAGCATGAATTGCAGGTGTGGGACGCCACGCGCGAACCGCAGCGCAAACGCTCTTAGGACCTAGGCCGCGCGGCGTTCCAGCTCGGTATCAATGGCGCCCAGGGTTTCATCGGCCACGGTGCGGATAGCCTCCAGCGCAGCCGGATCATTCGCCCTGCTTTCCTGCGCAGCACACGCATCGCCCAGCGCCATCGCGCCCACGCCGCGTGCGGCGCCTTTTAGCGTGTGGAGCAGTCTTTGCCACAAGACCGCGTCATCGCCAGCGCGCGCCAACGCATCGAGCGTGGAGACGATCTGGCCACGCAAAAGCCCGTACAGCTCCACCTCCAGCGCCACATCCCCGCCGGTATAACGGTGGAGGTGTGTGCCATCGAGCAGCGTTGAGCCTGCGTCTGTCCGGCTTTCATCCAGCATGAGAGTTTGTTTCCCTGACTGGTGCGGATTGTGAGGGCCCGGCGTTAACACTTGGCTCACAAACACGCTTAACAAAGGAACAAACCGCACCTGATTTCCGTTGCCCTCTGGCAAGCTGCCCTTTGGAACCCTAGCTTGTCCGGTAGACACACCGCTGGCCGTGTGCATGTTTGCGCCCGGCGTATCCGTCCAGACACATCCCGGAGGAGACGCTCATCATGTTGTTGAATTTCACCGCCCGCACTGCCGCCCTGGCCCTTGCCAGTTTTGGCTTCGCTGGCGCTTCTGCCTGTGCAGAAAGCGCTGCCACCCACCAAGAGGAGACAGAATCCATGAGCGCCTTTTCCCTCCCCGGCCTGCCTTACGCCTATGACGCGCTGGAGCCGGTCATTGATGCCGAAACGATGGAGCTGCACCATTCGCGCCACCACCAGACCTATGTAAACGGGCTGAACAGCGCGCTGGAAGGCCGCTCCGACCTGCAGGGCACCTCGCTGGAAGACATTCTGGCCCGCGTGTCGGACCTGCCAAAAGCCTTCCGCAATCATGGCGGCGGTCACTGGAACCACACCTTCTTCTGGGAAAGCATGACCGCGCCGGCCGATAGCGGTGCGCCCAGCGGCGCACTGGCCGAAGCGATCAACGCAAAATTCGGCTCGCTCGACGAGATGAAAAGCCAGTTCAATTCCGCTGGCGCCGGCCAGTTTGGCTCTGGCTGGGCCTGGCTGATCGTCAATGGGAATGGCGAGCTGGAAATCACCGCCACACCGAACCAGGACAATCCGCTGATGGATGTTGCCGAGACACGCGGCACACCGATCCTTGGCAATGATGTCTGGGAGCACGCCTATTACGTCACCTACCGCAATCGCCGCGCCGACTATCTCGACGCCTGGTGGCAGGTGGTGAACTGGGATGTCGCGTCTGAGCGCTATGACGCGGCTGTGGCGGGGAACTAACCCCGTTCCACTTGCACGGATTGATGCAGCAAGCCCCGGACGGAAACGTCCGGGGCTTTTGTTTTGCTGGGGCTGACATAGCTAGCTGAAGCATCATATAGTTTTCTCATGCAAAGCAAGTTTGATAGATCTGTTTATGTTTTCGACTTATTTGGAGTCGTTATTTCATTTGACGACTCACTAGTGAGCAAACGCATCGCCCGGCGCTGCGAGGCGCCCGAAATCGCATTGCGGGAGCTGCAAGATGTAGTGTCGACACAGCAATTAATCACCGGAGCGATGTCGCTGAGTGAGCTGTATGAGGATATTCGCTCAAAGCACGGTTTAAATCAGGACTATGATGGCTTCCTGTCAGAATGGAAGAAGCCATACAGCGAACTCATGCCGGGAATAGATGGCCTCATAGACACACTAAGCAAATGCGCCAAACTGGTGTTGTTGTCGAACGTGGATGCGTACTATTGGCCAACGATTGAGGATCGCCATCCGATCATTAGCCGGTTCGATCACAAGGTTCTTTCCTTTGATTGCGGAATGGCGAAGCCGGACCCAGAGATCTACGCATACACCGAACGCGTAGCAGGTTTCCTGTCGGCAGACTGCCTGTTCCTGGACGACAAGATGGAAAACATTGAGGCCGCCGAGAAAAGAGGCTGGTCCGGGCACTGTTTCACCTCTGTTGCGGCGTTCATGAACGCTTCCGCCACTCCTTGAGGCTGTTTGCTTCAGCCGCCTCAATCGCCGCGAACATGGCCGCAAGCCGCTCATCATGTTCCTGCGTCCAGCGCTGTGTCTCGAACTGGCGGGCAAGGTCTTCCGCCGCCGCGCGGGCAAAGACGGTCTCGCCCGCCGCCAGGCCTGCTGATACCTTCTCTTCACAGAGATCGGTGGCCAGCGGCACGAACTCCAGCACCAATGGGCGCAACGTCTCCACCGCGCCCGCGTCGTCTCCGGCTGCGCGCTGGGCCAAGGCCGCATTGACACGCGCGAACACCGCGCTCATCCGGTACTCATAGCCCAGCTCGCCTTCCGGGCCTGACGGTCCGGTGCGCAACAGAGCCTCATCGAAATAATCGGCCAGCTGGTTGAAGCGCCTCTGCGCAAGGGCGTATTCGCCTTCGCGGTAAGCCTGATAGGCCTGCCCGGCGGTTATGCGGTAGCTGTGGCCATAGGCCATCCATTCCAGCGCCAGAAGCGTGTAGAGCGGCGGCGTCTCCAGCGGCCAGTCTTCTGGTGTTTCATTGTACCAAAGCGGCGCGGGTTCCGCTGCGCCCGCCAGGGGTGCTGAGACGCCGCTACAGGCCATCACGAGGACGATGAGGGCAAGGAGGCATATGCGCATGAGACGGCTCCAGCGGGGCGAAAACCGCCCTTTGCGGCCATGTCAGCAAACCTGCGCCAGTCCGCAACTGAAAAGGCTGGTCAGGCCCATATCAATGTCTCCTCCCGCTTGCGGGCGGGGTGAGAAGCGAAGCTTCGAACGCCCGAAGGGCCGAGGGGGGGGAATCTGAGGGAAAAAGCTCCCCCCTCCGTCTGGCAAGCCAGACACCTCCCCCGTAAACGGGGGAGGACATCGTTCTAGCCCGCCCTAATCGCTAGCGGTGAGTAACATCGTGCTCCATCAGCATGCGGATATAGCGTGTAAAGGGGATGCCTCGCGATTTCGCCTTCTCGCGCACGGCGTCCAGCAATGACTGCGGAACGCGCAGATTCACCTGTGCGCTTTTTTTGGCGAACTCGAAGGATGCAGGCTTGAATCCGGACAGATCAAACTCCGTCAGATCAGCCTGATCGACAAAGCGCTCCGCCTCTTCGTCAGACTTGAATGACGGGAAGGTCTTAAGTGTCTTTTTGGCGCTCATAATGATCGACCTCCTTGCGATGCATGTAGCGGGCGCTGATCGGGCGGATCAGGGTGTTTCCCCTCCTCGTCCGGAACGTGAAGACGATGAACAGGTATCGACCGTCGGCATTGCGGCCTATCGCGTTCAACCGCTCTTCCACGGCCACACTCCGATCCGGAAAGACAGCCGGATCGTGCATCAGCGCATGCTCAATCTCTGACCGGGAGACACCGTGCTTGCCACACTTGGGCCAGTTCCCATCGTCCCAGTCGAACCCGGCTACGGACGCGACCATGATGCACTATATACCAATGTATATACAAATGCCAAGCCAGCAACGGGGGCTTGGTGTCCAATCGGGCCGCTGTCAGTGCGCCTGATTCACCCCGCCCGGCGCGCCTCGGCGCCGCCTTCAGACAGCACGTCTTCGCGCACGGGGCGCGGCGCGCCGAAGAGATGGCCCTGACCATAGGCGATGTCGAGATCGAGGATTTCGACCACCATCGCCTCGGTCTCGATCTTCTCCGCGATAATGTCGACGCCATAACGGGCAAAGAGGCTCGCTATGTCTTCGGGCGCAATCGTGCCGGGCTCGCGGCCCGCCACCGGCATGTGGCCGCCTGCCATCTCGATCAGGCGCACGCCCTCCACCTTGGCAAAGCGCACGCCCGCGCGCTGCAGCTCGGCCAGATCCAGATTGAGATTGCTGACCTGATCGATGGAGAAGCGGAAGCCGTAATCGGCGAGCCTTGCCATGTGGCGCGCGGCCACCGAGGAACGCCCGTCAAAAGCCGCCTGCGGCATCTCGAAGATCAGCGAAGTGGCGAGA is drawn from Glycocaulis alkaliphilus and contains these coding sequences:
- a CDS encoding BrnT family toxin translates to MVASVAGFDWDDGNWPKCGKHGVSRSEIEHALMHDPAVFPDRSVAVEERLNAIGRNADGRYLFIVFTFRTRRGNTLIRPISARYMHRKEVDHYERQKDT
- a CDS encoding CopG family antitoxin, yielding MSAKKTLKTFPSFKSDEEAERFVDQADLTEFDLSGFKPASFEFAKKSAQVNLRVPQSLLDAVREKAKSRGIPFTRYIRMLMEHDVTHR
- a CDS encoding chorismate mutase; protein product: MTLPFDADDLNRRTPPQDCASMTEVRDGVDRLDRALIGLIAERTRYMDAAARIKPSRDVVRDQDRIEDVIAKVKAAARSAGVPETLAEPVWRELVERSIQHELQVWDATREPQRKRS
- a CDS encoding Hpt domain-containing protein, producing the protein MLDESRTDAGSTLLDGTHLHRYTGGDVALEVELYGLLRGQIVSTLDALARAGDDAVLWQRLLHTLKGAARGVGAMALGDACAAQESRANDPAALEAIRTVADETLGAIDTELERRAA
- a CDS encoding superoxide dismutase, yielding MSAFSLPGLPYAYDALEPVIDAETMELHHSRHHQTYVNGLNSALEGRSDLQGTSLEDILARVSDLPKAFRNHGGGHWNHTFFWESMTAPADSGAPSGALAEAINAKFGSLDEMKSQFNSAGAGQFGSGWAWLIVNGNGELEITATPNQDNPLMDVAETRGTPILGNDVWEHAYYVTYRNRRADYLDAWWQVVNWDVASERYDAAVAGN
- a CDS encoding HAD-IA family hydrolase, whose translation is MQSKFDRSVYVFDLFGVVISFDDSLVSKRIARRCEAPEIALRELQDVVSTQQLITGAMSLSELYEDIRSKHGLNQDYDGFLSEWKKPYSELMPGIDGLIDTLSKCAKLVLLSNVDAYYWPTIEDRHPIISRFDHKVLSFDCGMAKPDPEIYAYTERVAGFLSADCLFLDDKMENIEAAEKRGWSGHCFTSVAAFMNASATP